Part of the Gadus macrocephalus chromosome 22, ASM3116895v1 genome, GAGCACCACCGTCACTCACTGCTGCGTGCTGGGGTCGTACACCTCGCAGTTGTTGAGCACACGGCCCGAGACGTTGTTGCCCATGGTGCCGCCGCAGACGTAGATGAGGCCGCTGGCCTCGGCCGAGCCGTGGCTGCAGCGCGCCATCAGCATGCTGGCCTTCACCTTCCACGTCTCGGTGCGCGTGTCGTAGCACTCAAACAGGTCCAGCGCCGAGCTGCCTGCcgcgggggagggagagacgtcagGGCGTGGTATGACACGGCGTTAGGTGTGTTCCTTACAAGGGCTGGAGCGACCACACTGAACCGCAGTATTATTGCTGTTGCATCATAGTGACATCATTTGATTACGTTGAGTTGTTGTGAATTCCCGGCCATCTGCGATGGCTTGATCCCCTAATTGAACACAGAATTTGAACACACTTTTCTCAAATTAGAAAGGGATGACTGGATGAGACAAAGACCACGCGACCATGAATACATAGACAAAATTCAAAGGAAGCTGTGTACTTTAAATGGGTGTATTTACTGCATCCACCTGTTCACACTAACAAAAACAATGGCACCCTTTGTTCCGGAGGGAGGGTTTTGTCCAACGGAAGAAACCATCAAATGAAAGCCGGTCCCGTGGAGCTCACCCACTTCGGAGCCTCCAGAGGTGTAGATCTTGCCCTGGGAGGCGCAGGCGGCCAGGCTGTCCCGTGACGTGGGCGGCCCCAGCTTGGAGTACCAGCTGTCCTTCAGCACGTTGTAGCAGTCCATCCTCTTGATGGGGAAGAGCTGCGAGCCGCCCAGGATGTAGACCACGTTGTCCCAGAACACCACCGTGGCGTCGCGGCGCTTCTCAAACGGGCACCGTATGTCTGTCCAGCTCGAGTCCTGGccgaagacacacagacagagacacacacatcgtCAATGGCGGCCATTTTCAAAAGGACCTTATCTGGCCCTTACACTAGCAACACTGGTTCCGTAGAATTGTCCATTGACCACCAGTATTTACAACAGTATAGTACAGAACAGTGGGATGGACAAAATCTACTAACACAATGCAATAGGATGACACGGGTTTTAAAATCcaaagtgagtgagttagtACGGTGTGTGCCGCTACCTTGGGGTTGAAGTAGCGGCAGGACTGCGGCTGCGAGCCCCCGAACAGGGCGATGCGGTAGTCGTGTTTCTTGCGCCGCGACCGGCTGCTCTCTCCCAGGTCCTCCCGGTCCTCCAGGGACAGCAGGTGGTAACGCATCCCGCCTAGGGAATCACGCCACGACGGGGAGCGGCGGGGACGTCAACAGGAGGCATAGGACATCATCACAGCGTCATTCCCACTCCAATACATTCATTATCATTTGGTAGGGGCTTTGATCAAGGATTTCATCATTGAGAggttaggcatcttgctcaaggacggcCAAGGGTAAACTGCGGTTGATGGGGTTCAAACCCGGAACCTTTCTCTATCCGTTTCAAACCCCCCCACCAACCAACCTCACTACCTCGTCCCCGTCATACAGCTTGGATTGACAAAGTTCTCAaaattaaatattgttcatttgCATGgagcgtgtgtgcacgtgaaaGTGTGTGACTCACCGATGACCATCTTCAGGCACTGAGGGTTGTCCTGGATGAGCGGCTCCGCCTGCACCGTCTTGGACAGGAAGGTCTTGGAGACGAGTGGGAAGCGCACGCagcccagcacctccaccatgTGACGCTGCCTGTTGCACGCGTCGTACTTCAGCCAGCGCATCGCCGCGTCGTAGATCTGCACGCATGCAGAACacgcgcccgcacacacacgcgcccgcacacacacacacacacacacacacacacacacacacacacacacacacacacacacacacacacacacacacacacacacacacacacacacacacacacacacacacacacacgttgtacgCCATTCTATTCATTGCACTAAAACATCTACATGAATTTGGTTGATGATCATCCTTTGGTTTATTCTCTCTAAGAGATTAAATATACACACAGTACAGCCTGTATGTGGTATGCTCTAAATTTCAAACATTTCAATATGTTTATTGAAATGTTTGAAATTTGttacgtgaatgtgtgtgtgcatgcatgtcattgtctgtatgtgtaggTATCTGCAGGCGTGTGtccgtgcatgcgcgtgtgtgtgtgcatgtgcgtcacCTGCGCCTCGGCGCGCACGGTGAGCTGGTCCTGGTGCAGCAGGTGGGTGAGCTGCGCCACGTCCAGCTGCAGGAACTCGTCCAGCTTGTAGACCTCCGTGAAGTGGATCTGCACAAAGTCCTCCGCCGCCCCCTTCAGGTCGGGGCAGTCCATGCACTCCGCTAGGGCAGAGATACCTGCcacaagggagggagggagggggaccagGTCAAACAAGCCCTCACCCGCGGCAACAGGGACCCACCAAATTCGGAAGAATTTACTTATCATCGGGGGAGTTGGATATCAGATCATAGGTTGATTTAACCAGAGCCCCAACCTAAATAATAGAGGTGATAAAGGCGCTATACGGGAGAGTCTCAAAACTTTCTAAACGTTGTACTGCCCACCCCTGCACTGAAGTACAACTTCACCTCATTGACACCTCAGAAAACGACTTGCTACTATTCAAACACATGAAATTAGGACAATTAATGTTTCAAAGGTTCAGTCCAATTTTGGAGTCTACCTTTATACTGGGCTacataaggcctaaaaaaatattttgtttggttccggtttccgaccgaccctgtcaatttatgtgcgacccaaattattttatgaggtttaaaaaaatatatatatgtatttatttttttatttattttatgcaaactataatcacgttttggtacagcacctcttcattctgtacaaggatgagcgaattttctcgtttttaaatgaaaacaacctacctatcattcgctgccgctggaaaaaaataaataaaaaaataaaataaattccctacctacccatgacctcaactgacaaccaacaggccTAACCATCCCTGgactccactcactcactcactcactctctcacctaAGCAGTTTGTGGCGTCGACCTGTCCTTTGAGGAACTCCATACACATCTTCTTCACCGGCTCAATCTGGTACTGGTTGGCTGCATCCAGCAGGGACTGGACGTTACTGCTGTTTACAGAgatcctaacacacacacacacacacacacacacacacacacacacacacacacacacacacacacacacacacacacacacacacacacacacacacacacacacacacacacacacacacacacgagaaggtTGGGTTTAAATGTTAGAATAAAAACTCTTAGCACAGGGGCATTTCTTTAGTCCAGAGTTGCCCTGAAAGCTAACTTGTTGTTATTGCTAATGTTAAATTGAGAACCAACTTGAAGATATGAACTAACAAAGCATTCGCTGAACTGATAACCGTGAGCGTATTGCTATAGCTCCTTTGTTCCTATTCTCATTAGTCTCTTTGAAAAAGAAAACTGCCAGTGTGGGGTGAACTGCCTTCTATAAGATAAACATCCCAGCAAGGGTTAAAAATACCATTTTAGCTGATGTATTCCCACCAACATATATAAAGCAGAAACTGGTCTTCCGGGTCATCCGCTGCCATTATGAACTGTATGCATACAACCGCGGTAACAATACATCTTGCAGCTCAACACCTGCGGTCTCGCCTCTTACCGGGCTGTGTAGACAAACTCCACCAGCATCTCAATGATCTCCGGCTCTGCGCTGCGCAGCTCCACCTCTTTGGACAGGGACTCGAGCATGCTGGCTGGTGGAGGAAAGACAGGTTGAAGGGATATGACCCCAACATgcagcgttgtgtgtgtgtgtgtgtgtgtgtgtgtgtgtgtgtgtgtgtgtgtgtgtgtgtgtgtgtgtgtggccctgaCCTTCCGTCAGGGCCATGGAGCCAATAGTTGAAGGCTATAAGGAGGGAACAAACAGAAACATTTTAAAACCCTAATTTAAAATGTGGGTCTTTAAGAACAtgtaatatatgtgtgtgtgtgtgtgtgtgtgtgtgtgtgtgtgtgtgtgtgtgtgtgtgtgtgtgtgtgtgtgtgtgtgtgtgtgtgtgtgtgtgtgtgtgtgtgtgtgtgtgtgtgtgtgtggcttacTGGTGAACATGAGGTTGAAGTAGTGGCTGGCAGCAGCAAGCACAACTCTATGAGCATGGAAATGTTTTCCCTGAACGACCAGGATCACATCACAGAGGGTACCCTTttgagaaaatgtaaatggtttatTGAGTTTAGCACAATCAAGCATATAtgtggctgacacacacacacacacacacacacacacacacacacacacacacacacacacacacacacacacacacacacacacacacacacacacacacacacacacacacacacacacacacacacacacacacacacacacacacacacacacacacacaaacctgctttcTCAGGTTGTTCATAACTCCCAGCATGCTAGAAAGCTGCCTGTACTCCTCTTTGATTGCACATTTCCTCTCGTTTTTCTTCCTGGTGCACGAAGCTTTCTGTGGAGAAGCCACCGCCCCCGTCATTTCGAGCTGGATTCGGCAAAGTGGAAAACGGTGGAAAACGGTCGTGTTCACACCAACCAATGTAGATATCTGTAGTTGTTGAGTTTGAACCGAAAACAACTCAGCAACGCCTGCAAGACTAGCAGAGCTAACGTTGATGCTATGGCAGATAAGGGTCCTCTGCAGTCCTCACCAGACCATCGTTGAACTGGTGTCAGAGATGGTGTTCAACGGATCTCTGACACtgtttgttttaattgtattatccAGTTGTTTTCAaagatgatgtgtgtgttgaattATTTGTATTAAGATGTATTGATTTTTTTCTCTTGTTCCTTATTGGTTTTGTGTCATCTTCTTCTGTGGTTGtagttttaaataaatacacgATTGCCCTCTCGCGGGCACAAGGTGAACTGACAGTCAACTTTCGGTACAGATCGCGCTGTGTTCGTGACACAGACCCTGTTCAGAGGATCTGTTCGGGCCAGCCATGAACCTATTGGGGCTAACAGGTTTGTACCAATTTGATCAAACTAATGATTGCTGTTTGGGGTTGAGGCAAGCAGGAAAATTGCATAGGGTTATATTGTGATTGTCTCTTTCCATTGCTCCACCCCTCGTTGCACCTGTTTAAACTTTTTAAACTTTACACTAAAAATCCAGGAAGAAAATCGAAATAAATCCCATGACgctgacgtcatgaggaatgcAGGGCAAACACAAATGAGCAGAGAAATGATTGACCCGGCGACCACACAGCCCAGAGAGAAACATGGCTTCTCTGTGTTGCTGTTGCTTCTCTGGGGAAAACGCCGATGACGAGGTATGAGTTTGCGAGGAACCAAGGGGaaccgattattattataatctgtATATCCAGGCCTACCAAGACCTACCCATCCGTTACGCACTTCTGAAATAATGCACAATGTTGGGCGCTGTTAACAGGCAAACGATTTTATGAGGTACAACGTCATGAACTTCACCAAACAGGTATTCCTTATTTGCGGCTACATCTAGGATCAATCATTATTGTATTGCCATTGAAGAAGTCTAGTAATTGTTTAGAAATTAATAAATGCAGCTCATGTACCCCTGCCAACACAGAGGCGTCCGTTGCTTCAACCTGCAGCATCCACACAATTTACCACGACTGAATCCGCCAGACAGAACCGGCCAGCCCCCTCTGGTAGGTCGACCTATGTCGAAGAAACTGTAAAATATTGTACTACATTCAATGCTAATAATATCTCCCATCCTATCGCTGTTTCCCTGcctcggtctctccctctcacctgtgttgctgtgtgtcaACTAAAATAGGGGACACAGCTACGACACACGGCGGTAGACTGGAGATGAGGAGGGTCGGCCTGTCAGAGTTGGACCAGAGGTTCTCTGACGTTGCGGAGACCTTTAACGAGCAGCGGGAACACTACGAGGCCCTGGCACGATGCGTCGCCCACCTGCGGCAGTCCTACGGCTGTAGCCATGACAACACACTTCTTCTCTCCGATTGCGTGAATAAGATCAGAGATGTGCACGGTCTGCATGCACTTCAagaggacacgcacacacacacacatacacaccaacacacgcacacacacacctcttaagCTGCCGCATAACTGACGCGCGTAATTGATATGACCCCTGACTCGACCCAAACACAAGTTTCAATGTTCTTACCTTGAAGACAAAGTGAGCGGTAAACCCAGAGTTTATGGTAAatgtcgatttttttttttgctgcatgTAGACCTACACTACAGGATCAGCCTCCAGATGAAGGGCTATGACTTCCACCTGTCT contains:
- the klhl7 gene encoding kelch-like protein 7 isoform X2, giving the protein MLIELCLLLPATTSTSCSPPSTIGSMALTEASMLESLSKEVELRSAEPEIIEMLVEFVYTARISVNSSNVQSLLDAANQYQIEPVKKMCMEFLKGQVDATNCLGISALAECMDCPDLKGAAEDFVQIHFTEVYKLDEFLQLDVAQLTHLLHQDQLTVRAEAQIYDAAMRWLKYDACNRQRHMVEVLGCVRFPLVSKTFLSKTVQAEPLIQDNPQCLKMVIGGMRYHLLSLEDREDLGESSRSRRKKHDYRIALFGGSQPQSCRYFNPKDSSWTDIRCPFEKRRDATVVFWDNVVYILGGSQLFPIKRMDCYNVLKDSWYSKLGPPTSRDSLAACASQGKIYTSGGSEVGSSALDLFECYDTRTETWKVKASMLMARCSHGSAEASGLIYVCGGTMGNNVSGRVLNNCEVYDPSTQQWRELCGMRESRKNHGLVVVNHRLYAIGGQGAVGGLDSVEYYDIASNEWRAAAPMPWRGLTVKCAAVGDIIYVLAGFQGVGRLGHVLEYHTETDRWETYTTVRAFPVTSCLICVVDTCGVNEEEDMDLVDSQTHAGAKAPAPPAASSSFSSEERTPNPGATRALR
- the klhl7 gene encoding kelch-like protein 7 isoform X1: MTGAVASPQKASCTRKKNERKCAIKEEYRQLSSMLGVMNNLRKQGTLCDVILVVQGKHFHAHRVVLAAASHYFNLMFTTSMLESLSKEVELRSAEPEIIEMLVEFVYTARISVNSSNVQSLLDAANQYQIEPVKKMCMEFLKGQVDATNCLGISALAECMDCPDLKGAAEDFVQIHFTEVYKLDEFLQLDVAQLTHLLHQDQLTVRAEAQIYDAAMRWLKYDACNRQRHMVEVLGCVRFPLVSKTFLSKTVQAEPLIQDNPQCLKMVIGGMRYHLLSLEDREDLGESSRSRRKKHDYRIALFGGSQPQSCRYFNPKDSSWTDIRCPFEKRRDATVVFWDNVVYILGGSQLFPIKRMDCYNVLKDSWYSKLGPPTSRDSLAACASQGKIYTSGGSEVGSSALDLFECYDTRTETWKVKASMLMARCSHGSAEASGLIYVCGGTMGNNVSGRVLNNCEVYDPSTQQWRELCGMRESRKNHGLVVVNHRLYAIGGQGAVGGLDSVEYYDIASNEWRAAAPMPWRGLTVKCAAVGDIIYVLAGFQGVGRLGHVLEYHTETDRWETYTTVRAFPVTSCLICVVDTCGVNEEEDMDLVDSQTHAGAKAPAPPAASSSFSSEERTPNPGATRALR
- the si:ch73-345f18.3 gene encoding uncharacterized protein si:ch73-345f18.3 isoform X1, with amino-acid sequence MASLCCCCFSGENADDERRPLLQPAASTQFTTTESARQNRPAPSGDTATTHGGRLEMRRVGLSELDQRFSDVAETFNEQREHYEALARCVAHLRQSYGCSHDNTLLLSDCVNKIRDVHDLHYRISLQMKGYDFHLSAAPVESAEVRDNEPPPQRLLSAQDELRAVSQAAKMTVSLGTKLQELIGWLLRSEEKLAGQVAKAAPNYQERRRLEENLQACLREMRRGKELSVGYKQRAGEVLNEAAQLAGVEP